A section of the Serratia liquefaciens ATCC 27592 genome encodes:
- a CDS encoding MetQ/NlpA family ABC transporter substrate-binding protein, which produces MMKKQIMMLAFASLTALASLGASAETKLVVGASNVPHAEILEQAKPILAKEGIDLVIKPFQDYILPNTALASHDIDANYFQHVPYLNSVLKDHADDKSYDFVSAGAIHIEPIGIYSKKYKSLKDLPDNGKIIMRDAVAEEGRILSIFEKEGVIKLKPGVSKVDARISDVVENPKHLKFQANVEGALLPQMYNNDEGDAVVINANYAIDAGLNPTKDPIAVESGENNPYANIITVHKADVNKPEIVALVKVLHSKAIQDFIREKYQGAVIPVNQ; this is translated from the coding sequence ATGATGAAAAAACAAATTATGATGCTGGCTTTCGCCTCACTGACCGCGTTGGCCTCTTTGGGTGCCTCGGCGGAAACCAAGCTGGTGGTCGGCGCATCTAACGTGCCGCACGCGGAAATCCTCGAGCAGGCCAAGCCGATACTGGCGAAGGAAGGCATAGATTTGGTGATCAAACCTTTCCAGGACTACATCCTGCCGAACACCGCGCTGGCCAGCCACGATATTGACGCCAACTATTTCCAACACGTGCCTTACCTGAATTCGGTGCTTAAGGATCATGCTGACGACAAGAGCTATGACTTTGTCAGCGCCGGCGCTATCCATATCGAACCTATCGGTATTTACTCCAAGAAGTACAAAAGCCTGAAGGATTTACCGGACAACGGCAAAATCATCATGCGTGACGCGGTGGCGGAAGAAGGTCGTATTTTGTCGATCTTTGAAAAAGAGGGCGTGATTAAACTGAAGCCGGGCGTGAGCAAGGTGGATGCGCGCATTTCTGACGTGGTGGAAAACCCGAAACACCTGAAGTTCCAGGCCAATGTGGAAGGTGCACTGCTGCCGCAGATGTACAACAACGACGAGGGCGATGCGGTGGTGATTAACGCCAACTACGCCATCGACGCCGGGCTGAACCCGACCAAAGACCCGATTGCGGTGGAAAGCGGCGAAAACAACCCTTATGCCAACATCATCACCGTGCACAAGGCCGACGTGAACAAGCCGGAAATTGTGGCGCTGGTGAAGGTGCTGCACTCCAAGGCGATTCAGGATTTCATCCGCGAAAAATACCAGGGTGCGGTGATCCCGGTTAACCAATAA
- a CDS encoding methionine ABC transporter permease: MLESLFPHLRLDSLLNATWETLYMTGIAGLATLVLGIVLGVLLFLTSRGQLLQNRAVYSLISVLVNVFRSIPFIILIVLLIPFTKTLIGTILGADAALPALIVGAAPFYARLVEIGLREVDKGVIEAARSMGAKTSTIIFRVLLPESSPALVSGITVTLIALVSYTAMAGVIGAGGLGNLAYLEGFQRNHGDVTLAATLTILLIVFVIQFIGDTLTTTLDKR; the protein is encoded by the coding sequence ATGCTTGAGTCACTGTTCCCTCACCTGCGTCTTGATTCGTTGTTGAATGCCACCTGGGAAACCCTGTATATGACCGGGATCGCCGGTTTGGCGACGCTGGTACTCGGCATCGTCCTCGGGGTGTTGCTGTTCCTGACCTCCCGCGGTCAGCTGCTGCAAAATCGCGCCGTCTATTCGCTGATTTCAGTGCTGGTCAACGTGTTCCGCTCCATTCCTTTCATCATTCTGATCGTGTTGTTGATCCCGTTCACCAAGACGTTGATCGGCACCATTCTGGGCGCCGATGCGGCATTGCCGGCGCTAATCGTCGGCGCGGCACCGTTCTACGCCCGATTGGTCGAGATTGGCCTGCGCGAAGTCGACAAAGGAGTGATTGAGGCGGCGCGATCGATGGGCGCCAAAACCAGCACCATTATCTTCCGCGTGCTGCTGCCGGAATCTTCACCGGCACTGGTTTCAGGCATTACCGTTACCCTGATCGCGCTGGTGAGCTACACCGCGATGGCCGGGGTGATTGGCGCAGGCGGGCTGGGCAATCTGGCCTATCTGGAAGGTTTTCAACGCAACCACGGTGACGTGACGCTGGCCGCAACGCTGACGATTTTATTGATCGTTTTCGTTATCCAGTTCATTGGCGACACCCTTACAACCACGCTCGATAAACGATAA
- a CDS encoding methionine ABC transporter ATP-binding protein, which translates to MIVLSNVCKTFDSAQGRVVAVDDVNLTVEAGQIYGIIGYSGAGKSTLIRLLNGLETPSSGSIQVEGFDIAGAEGNALRQARLKISMVFQHFNLLWSRTVSQNIAFSMQIAGVPKAQIKPRVAELVALVGLQGREDAYPSQLSGGQKQRVGIARALANNPGVLLCDEATSALDPQTTDSILDLLLDINRKLNLTIVLITHEMHVVRKICHRVAVMENGRIVEEGPVIDVFTRPQQPITQQFVKQVSQYQETEESFNPLLSQHLSGAIFKLTFVGVQTHQAVISDVILRYKVSINILHGKISQTLNGSFGELYIHVEGNDLQIDSMLKLLKEQQIAVEVIKHA; encoded by the coding sequence ATGATCGTTCTTTCGAACGTTTGCAAAACTTTTGACAGCGCACAGGGCCGCGTTGTCGCAGTGGATGACGTCAACCTGACGGTCGAGGCCGGGCAAATCTACGGCATCATCGGCTACAGCGGCGCCGGTAAAAGCACGCTGATCCGCTTGCTGAACGGGCTGGAAACGCCCAGCAGCGGCAGCATTCAGGTTGAAGGTTTCGATATCGCCGGAGCCGAAGGCAACGCCTTGCGCCAGGCGCGGTTGAAAATCAGCATGGTGTTCCAACACTTCAACCTGCTGTGGTCACGCACCGTCAGTCAGAACATTGCTTTTTCCATGCAAATCGCCGGCGTGCCCAAAGCACAGATTAAACCGCGAGTGGCGGAGCTGGTCGCACTGGTTGGGCTGCAGGGCCGCGAAGATGCTTATCCGTCGCAGTTGAGCGGCGGACAAAAACAGCGCGTCGGCATCGCCCGCGCGCTGGCCAATAATCCGGGGGTTCTGCTGTGCGATGAAGCCACTTCGGCGCTCGACCCTCAAACCACAGACTCGATTCTCGATTTGCTGCTGGACATCAATCGCAAACTGAACCTGACCATTGTGCTGATCACCCATGAAATGCACGTCGTGCGCAAAATTTGCCACCGGGTGGCAGTGATGGAAAACGGTCGCATCGTTGAGGAAGGCCCGGTGATTGACGTGTTCACCCGGCCGCAGCAGCCGATCACCCAACAGTTCGTCAAACAGGTTTCGCAATATCAGGAAACCGAGGAAAGCTTCAATCCGCTGTTGAGCCAACATCTGTCGGGCGCGATTTTCAAGCTGACGTTTGTCGGCGTGCAGACCCATCAGGCGGTGATTTCCGACGTTATCCTGCGTTACAAGGTAAGTATCAACATTCTGCACGGCAAAATCAGTCAAACCCTGAATGGTTCCTTTGGCGAACTTTACATTCACGTCGAAGGCAACGACCTGCAAATCGACAGCATGCTGAAGCTGTTGAAAGAGCAACAGATCGCCGTTGAGGTCATTAAACATGCTTGA